One window of Trifolium pratense cultivar HEN17-A07 linkage group LG5, ARS_RC_1.1, whole genome shotgun sequence genomic DNA carries:
- the LOC123885932 gene encoding transcription factor MYB56-like: MKFRHENFENTDYSIRGRWTRSEDDKLNKLVKYFGPRNWNHIAEHFHGRSEKSCRLRWINQLDPKINGSKFSKEEKAKLLAAQRYYGNNWATICKLFPGRTNNQVKNQFYMMMGKMQREQSSSLSRMGNSIFRTPPTMYRITSTTDVPNSTCTNVSRFAGPLLYRQAYGSQMGLHGERKVEVRNFGYDTNFSAMKGSYVSRMGKINGVDKSNYSYSNSEASVSESGSTIRTNVSIFGECENVRSKTKLQYFDFLGIGDK, encoded by the exons AGAATTTTGAGAACACTGATTATTCTATTAGAGGTCGTTGGACAAGATCTGAAGATGATAAGCTTAATAAGCTTGTTAAATACTTTGGTCCTCGTAATTGGAACCACATTGCTGAGCATTTTCATGGAAGATCAG AGAAAAGTTGCAGATTAAGGTGGATTAATCAACTAGATCCTAAAATTAACGGATCAAAATTCAGTAAAGAAGAGAAGGCGAAGCTTTTGGCTGCTCAAAGATATTATGGTAACAATTGGGCAACCATTTGCAAACTATTTCCTGGACGAACAAACAATCAAGTTAAGAATCAGTTTTATATGATGATGGGTAAGATGCAAAGGGAGCAATCATCAAGTTTATCTCGAATGGGAAATTCAATATTTCGAACCCCTCCAACGATGTACCGAATTACAAGCACCACTGATGTACCGAATTCAACTTGCACCAATGTCAGCCGCTTTGCTGGGCCTTTACTTTATCGTCAAGCCTATGGTTCACAAATGG GTTTACATGGAGAGAGGAAGGTGGAAGTGCGGAATTTTGGTTATGATACCAATTTTAGTGCAATGAAAGGTTCATATGTAAGTCGTATGGGAAAGATTAATGGTGTGGATAAATCTAATTATTCATATTCAAACTCAGAAGCTTCGGTATCAGAGTCAGGTTCAACAATCAGGACCAATGTATCCATTTTCGGGGAATGTGAAAATGTGAGGAGTAAGACTAAGCTGCAATATTTCGACTTCCTTGGAATAGGAGATAAATAG